The Microlunatus antarcticus DNA segment GGTCGGGCGCGGGGGAGGACTCGCCCGAGGCGTGGCCCGGGTTCGTCTCGCCCGAGCTCGGCGGCTCGTACGGGTTGGACTGACCGCTGGGGCCCTGGTTCGGGTCGTTCGGCTCACTCATGGCGGACATCATTCCGTACGCACGGGTCTCGCGCGGCGTGACCGCGCGCAGGACACGAGCCGGATGTGACGTCTACGAGGCGCGGCCGGTGAGCACGACCACGACGACCACGACGGACACGACCAGTCCGACGGCGAGCCCGACCGCGCCCGTGACGAGGCCGGCCGTCGCCATCGCCCGGCCGTCGTAGCGGTCGGGGAAGGCGTCGATGTCGCGCTGCGCCTCGCGGGCCGTCAGCACCCCGAGGAGGCCGACGATGCCGCCGACCCCGCAGAGGGCGCCGAGCACGACGCCCAGGATCCCCATCAGCAGGGCCCGTGGGGCCAGCGGGTGGGGCACCCGGACGGCGTCGGCCGGGTCGGCCGGCACCGGGGTGCCCGCCGACATCAGCCCACGAGGCCGAGGGACCGGACCGCGTCGCGCTCCTCGCTGAGCTCGGCGACCGTGGCGTCGATCTTGGCCCGCGAGTAGTCGCTGACCTCGAGGTCCGGCAGGATCGTGTACTCCCCGCCCGTGGTCGTGCAGGCGAACGAGCTGACGATGCCCTCGGGCACCCCGTACGAGCCGTCGGACGGCACGGCCATGGAGACCCAGTCGCCCTCGGGTGTGCCGAGGACCCAGTCGTGCATGTGGTCGATCGTCGCCTTCGCCGCGCTGGCCGCGGAGCTCGCCCCGCGCGCCTCGATGATGGCGGCGCCGCGCTTCTGGACCGTCGGCAGGAAGTCGTTCTCGAGCCAGGCGGTGTCGTCGATGACGCTCGACGCCTGCTCGCCGCGGATCCGGGCGTTGAAGATGTCCGGGTACTGCGTGGCCGAGTGGTTGCCCCAGATGGTCACGTGGCTGACGTCGGCGACCGGGACACCCGCCTTGATGGCCAGCTGGCCGGCGGCGCGGTTGTGGTCGAGCCGGGTCAGGGCGTTGAAGCGCTCCGCGGGGATGTCCGGCGCGTTGCTCAGGGCGATGAGCGCGTTGGTGTTGGCCGGGTTGCCGGTGATCAGCACCTTGACGTCGTCGGCGGCGTGGTCGTTGAGCGCACGGCCCTGCGGCTTGAAGATGGCGCCGTTCGCCTCGAGCAGGTCGCCGCGCTCCATGCCCTTGCTGCGGGGCCGGGCGCCGACGAGGAAGGCGAGGTTGACGCCGTCGAAGACCTGGTTGGGGTCGTCGCCGATCACCACGGACTCGAGCAGCGGGTAGGCGCAGTCGTCGAGCTCCATCACGACGCCCTCGAGCGCCTTGAGGGCCGGCGTGATCTCGAGCAGGCGCAGCTGGACGGGCTGGTCCGGGCCGAGCAGCTCCCCGCTCGCGATCCGGAACAGCAGGCTGTAGCAGATCTGCCCCGCGCCTCCGGTGACGGCGATCTTGACGGGCTGCTGGACGGATGTGCTCACGGGTCTCCCTCGGTCGGTGCCGGCGCCCCGGGGCGCCGTTAACCTGACCGACGCTAGTCGACGTGACGAGCCGTGCGGAGGTCAGGTGGCGGTCCGGATCAGGGCGGACGAGGCGGCGGCCTTCGTCCGGAGCCGGCTGGCGGGGCGGAGCGAGACCCGCTGGGTGGGGATCGACGGCCTCGGCGCGTCCGGCAAGACGACGCTTGCGGCGACGGTGGCCGCGGCCCTGCCGGGATCCGTCGTGGTGCACGTCGACGACTTCGCGCGGCCCTCGGTGGAGACGTGGGAGCGGGACCGGTTCGTGGCCCAGGTCCTGGAACCGCTGGCGGTCGGGCGGCCCGCGCGCTACGAGCGCTGGGACTGGGCCTCCGACGCGTCTCTCGGCTGGGTCGACGTCGCCCCCGGCCT contains these protein-coding regions:
- a CDS encoding malate dehydrogenase, with translation MSTSVQQPVKIAVTGGAGQICYSLLFRIASGELLGPDQPVQLRLLEITPALKALEGVVMELDDCAYPLLESVVIGDDPNQVFDGVNLAFLVGARPRSKGMERGDLLEANGAIFKPQGRALNDHAADDVKVLITGNPANTNALIALSNAPDIPAERFNALTRLDHNRAAGQLAIKAGVPVADVSHVTIWGNHSATQYPDIFNARIRGEQASSVIDDTAWLENDFLPTVQKRGAAIIEARGASSAASAAKATIDHMHDWVLGTPEGDWVSMAVPSDGSYGVPEGIVSSFACTTTGGEYTILPDLEVSDYSRAKIDATVAELSEERDAVRSLGLVG
- a CDS encoding uridine kinase family protein; translation: MAVRIRADEAAAFVRSRLAGRSETRWVGIDGLGASGKTTLAATVAAALPGSVVVHVDDFARPSVETWERDRFVAQVLEPLAVGRPARYERWDWASDASLGWVDVAPGLPVVVEGVSSTDVRLGVPWDVTLWVDAPDEVRLARALARDGEAMREQWVERWRPAEEAYEAAQRPQERVDAVVVDDFLRFSASR